Below is a window of Candidatus Hydrogenedentota bacterium DNA.
TTTTGCCGTTCAACGCGGTGACCAGCATGAGTGAGTTGTTCAGATGCGCGGTGATCCGGCGGGTGTCAGCCTCCAGCCCCTCGACGCAGTGCTCGCGGAAGGAGTCCGCCGCGTCCGCCAGCAGCCGGATGGACTGGAGCACGTTGTAGATGATGACCGGCTTGAACACGTTCAGCTCGAAATTGCCCGACGCGCCCGCGAAATTCACCGTGACATCGTTTCCGAAGACCTGCACGGCGACCATGGTCATGGCCTCGCTCTGGGTGGGGTTCACCTTGCCCGGCATGATGGACGAGCCCGGCTCGTTCTCCGGCAGGCGCAGCTCGCCGATGCCGCAGCGCGGGCCGCTGCCCAGCCAGCGCAGGTCGTTCGCGATTTTCATGAAACTGGCGGCCACCGTCTTCAGCGCGCCGTGGGTCATCACCATGGCGTCGTGCGCGGCCAGCGCCTCGAACTTGTTCGGCGCGGAGCTGAAGGGCAGGCCCGTCAGTTCGGCGATGGTGTCGGCCATGGCCTCGTCATAGCCCTTTTTCGTGTTCAGGCCAGTGCCCACCGCCGTGCCGCCGATGGCCAGCTCCGCGAGGCGCGGCAGGGTCTGGTTGACCCGCGCGATGCCGTTGACCACCTGTTGGGCGTATCCGGAAAACTCCTGCCCGAGGGTCAGCGGCGTGGCGTCCATCAGGTGGGTGCGCCCTATCTTGATGATGTCCGCGTAGGCTTCCGCCTTCTCCTGAAGCGCGTCGCGCAGGGCCTCCAGCGCGGGGATGAGCCGGTTGTGGGCGCGCTCCACCGCCGCGATGCTCATCGCCGTCGGGAAGGTGTCGTTCGAGGACTGCGACATGTTCACATGGTCGTTCGGGTGGACCGGCTTCTTGCTGCCCAGTTCCCCGCCGAGCAGTTCGATGGCGCGGTTCGAGATGACCTCGTTCGCGTTCATGTTCGTCTGCGTGCCGCTGCCGGTCTGCCAGATGACCAGCGGGAAATGGTCGTCGAGCGCCCCTTCAATCACCTCGTCCGCCGCCCGGCACATGGCGTCCGCCAGGGTCGCGTCCAGCAGCCCCATCTTTTGGTTGACCATGGCGGCGGCCTTTTTCAGGATGCCCAGCGCCCGGATGAGCTCGCGGGGCATGCGCTCGCCGCCGATTTTGAAGTTTTCAATGGAGCGGGCGGTCTGGCAGCCGTAGTAGCGGTCTGCCGGGACGCTCATCTCGCCCATGGTGTCTTTTTCGATACGGTATTCCATGATTCTGGTCTCCTGGTGGCGGATGCCGCGCGGGTCCCGGAATTGGGGGGCGCGGCATCCAGTGAATCGTGAACGACCTCGTTTCGGGGATTATCCCCCGCCGCATCGGGACGGG
It encodes the following:
- the fumC gene encoding class II fumarate hydratase, producing the protein MEYRIEKDTMGEMSVPADRYYGCQTARSIENFKIGGERMPRELIRALGILKKAAAMVNQKMGLLDATLADAMCRAADEVIEGALDDHFPLVIWQTGSGTQTNMNANEVISNRAIELLGGELGSKKPVHPNDHVNMSQSSNDTFPTAMSIAAVERAHNRLIPALEALRDALQEKAEAYADIIKIGRTHLMDATPLTLGQEFSGYAQQVVNGIARVNQTLPRLAELAIGGTAVGTGLNTKKGYDEAMADTIAELTGLPFSSAPNKFEALAAHDAMVMTHGALKTVAASFMKIANDLRWLGSGPRCGIGELRLPENEPGSSIMPGKVNPTQSEAMTMVAVQVFGNDVTVNFAGASGNFELNVFKPVIIYNVLQSIRLLADAADSFREHCVEGLEADTRRITAHLNNSLMLVTALNGKIGYDNAAKIAKTAHKNGTTLKEEAVGLGFLTAEEFDQVVDPSKMIGPDD